ATTTACCGGGGGATGAAGGTTATCGATCAGAAACTGGGCGGCACCACCCCGCTGGATATCGTCGTCGACTTAAAAGAACCTCAAGCTTCCGTGCAGGCACCGGTGCCTGAAAAAGAGGCGGAAAGCGACGAAGCGTTTGATAAATTCGATGAGTTCGACGCTGCCCAAGACGAGAAAAAATACTGGTTTACGTCCTATAAGATGGCTCAGGTCAAAAAAATCCATCAATATATCGACAGCCTGCCCGAAACCGGCAAGATTCTGTCGCTGGCGACGATACTTCAGGTTGCCGAAAAGTTGAACGACGGCAAGCCGCTGGACAATTTTAAACTGGCCTTGCTATACAGCCAAATTCCCGACAAGTTCAAAAATTTGATACTGGACCCTTATGTGTCCGTGGAACATAACCAGGTCCGTTTCCTGGCCCGGGTCCGGGATTCTGAAAAAACGTTGAAGCGCGACAGATTTTTGAAAAAGGTCTCTCATGACCTGACAAACCGACTGGAATTCAAACCCGAGCATGTCCATCTAACCGGAATGCTGGTGTTGTATAACAATATGCTGCAGAATCTGTTCGGCTCACAAATTCTGACCCTGGGAATCGTTGTGCTGGCGCTGATGGGCATGTTTCTGATCTTATTCCGGTCCGTGCTGGTTTCATTGATCGCCATTTTTCCCAGTCTTTTGTCGGTCGGTGCGGTTCTGGGCTTCATGGGCTGGATGAACATTCCTCTGGACATGATGACGATCACGATTGCGTCAATAAGTGTCGGGATTGCCGTTGACGACACGATTCACTATATCCATCGGTTCAAACACGAAATCGAGATCGACCGGAACTATATTCAGTCCATGTATCGCTGCCACGGCAGCATCGGTCACGCCATGTATTATACCTCCGTAACCATTATCATCGGTTTTTCAATCCTGGTTCTGTCCAATTTCATTCCCAGTATCTACTTCGGCCTGCTGACGGGCCTGGCGATGCTGATCGCCCTCATCGCCGCCCTGACCCTGCTGCCGCAACTCATTGTCGTTGTGAAGCCGTTCGGCCCCGAAGGCATAAAAGCAAACGGAGCGCATTAAAGCGTATGAATAAAAAAGACTTGATCCATCTACTGCTGCTGCTTTTGCTGGCAGCCTTTTTATCGAGCGGGTGTGCTCACAAGCCGGCGGCATCTTCCGGACCGGTGTCGCCCAATTCACGACTTCATCAGGACCGGCAAGTTACGACCGCCAAAGCCAAGCAGGCCCCCACCGATTCCGACATGGAAAGTGCGGCGGACAGCGATTTTTTTGACGATGAATTCGAAAAAGACAAAGTAACCATTGCAGATCCGCTTTATCACTGGAACCTGGCCATGTTTCATCTGAATGACAAACTTTACTTTTGCGTCTTGAAACCCCTGGCCGTGCTATACAAAGAACTTACCCCGGATATTTTCAGAACCGGGGTCAAAAATTTTTTTCGCAACATTACAGCCCCGATACGGCTGGTCAACTGTGTGCTTCAGGGGAAAAGGGAAGCGTTCGCCGTCGAGCTTACAAGGTTCGTGCTGAACACCACCGTTGGTGTCCTTGGCTTGGGAAGCCCGGCTGACGACCATCCCAAGCTAGGTCCTCCCGATGAAGAGGACCTGGGTCAGACCCTTGCCAAATACGGGCTAGGCAACGGGTTATACATCATATGGCCGGTCCTGGGGCCGTCCACCTTACGCGATTCCATCGGAATGACGGGAGACTTTTTTTTAAATCCTGTCAGCCATGTTGATCCTTGGGAGGACGAACTCGCGCTTAAGGGCTTCGAAAAAGTGAACAAAACCTCCTTTCAGATCGGAACTTACGAGGCTCTTAAAAAAGCAGCCATAGATCCTTACACAGCCCTTCGTGATGTCTATCTTCAGTTTCGGAAAAACAAGGTGCAGCAATAACTTTTGACCTTTTTCGCTTTAAAACTCCGCGACTGCTGATTCAGGTATAATTATAAAACTTTTGCAAATGTTTATCGGAGAATTTTCAGACTAAAGTTTTTCTTAAAAAAGCCGATAGTTATCACAAGCCTGCCCGTTATAACAAAGTCCGTATGAGTTGAAATATGACCTAAGGTTACTTAAATGAAATTCAGTACCAGACTTACGTTGACCACCTTGTGTGCCGCCCTGCTGCCGCTGCTTTTGGCCATGATGGTATCACTGTGGCACAGCAGCCGGCAATTGCACGTATTAACCATAGAATCGGCCCAAGGCCACCTGCGGGCCGGGGCGGAAAAGTTGTCAGGATATTTTGCCCAGCGTATTACCGAGAGTGCCTCCTATGCCAACAATCCTCTGGTTGGCACGATGGACTGGCAAAAAATTGGTCCTTTTTTACAAAAAGAGCTAAAGCGCCATGGAGGAATCTACGAAAAACTCGTACTGGGAAATCCGGACTCTCATTACTACGTCACTTCCGGAGGAAATCCGGCCTATGGAGGACTGGCCAGTTTTGACGATTCTGATCCACATGCCAAACTAAAATCGATTGCCAGTCGTGAGTACTGGCAGTATCTGGTGGGAAACAACCGCAAAGCCGAGTTCAGAACCTACGTGTCCGACCCTATCATTTCCTACACCACCGGAGTGCGCCAGGTTCTGGTAGGTGCTACGGTTTTGTCCGCAGCCGGTGACAAGATTCTGGGCATGGTGGGCGGAACCATTCAATGGAAAGAAATCGAGTCCCT
Above is a genomic segment from Candidatus Desulfatibia profunda containing:
- a CDS encoding VacJ family lipoprotein produces the protein MNKKDLIHLLLLLLLAAFLSSGCAHKPAASSGPVSPNSRLHQDRQVTTAKAKQAPTDSDMESAADSDFFDDEFEKDKVTIADPLYHWNLAMFHLNDKLYFCVLKPLAVLYKELTPDIFRTGVKNFFRNITAPIRLVNCVLQGKREAFAVELTRFVLNTTVGVLGLGSPADDHPKLGPPDEEDLGQTLAKYGLGNGLYIIWPVLGPSTLRDSIGMTGDFFLNPVSHVDPWEDELALKGFEKVNKTSFQIGTYEALKKAAIDPYTALRDVYLQFRKNKVQQ